One window of Zalophus californianus isolate mZalCal1 chromosome 3, mZalCal1.pri.v2, whole genome shotgun sequence genomic DNA carries:
- the STRADB gene encoding STE20-related kinase adapter protein beta isoform X1: MSLLDCFCTSRTQVESLRPEKQSETSIHQHLVDAPAFSHLPPSTRAKDVICSTNVSHYELQVEIGRGFDNLTTVHLARHTPTGTLVTIKITNLENCTDERLKALQKAVILSHFFRHPNITTYWTVFTVGSWLWVISPFMAYGSASQLLKTYFPEGMNETLIRNILFGAVRGLSYLHQNGCIHRSIKASHILISGDGLVTLSGLSHLHSLVKHGQRHRAVYDFPQFSTSVQPWLSPELLRQDLHGYNVKSDIYSVGITACELASGQVPFQDMHRTQMLLQKLKGPPYSPLDVSIFPPSESRMKNSRSGVDSGIGESVLVSSGTHTGNSDRLQTPSSKTFSPAFFSLVQLCLQQDPEKRPSASSLLSHVFFKQMKEENQDSILSLLPPKPSIAPSPVSPWTEPECDFSNEKDLNWEF, encoded by the exons gTTGATGCGCCAGCCTTTTCCCACTTGCCTCCGTCCACTAGAGCCAAGGATGTGATCTGTTCCACCAATGTTTCTCACTATGAACTCCAAGTGGAAATAG GAAGAGGATTTGACAACTTGACGACTGTCCATCTTGCCCGTCATACTCCTACAGGAACACTGGTGactataaaaattacaaatctaGAAAACTGCACTGATGAACGCCTGAAAGCTTTACAG AAAGCAGTGATTCTATCCCACTTTTTCCGGCACCCCAATATTACAACTTACTGGACTGTTTTCACTGTTGGCAGCTGGCTTTGGGTTATTTCTCCGTTTATGGCTTATG GATCAGCAAGTCAACTTTTGAAGACTTACTTtcctgaaggaatgaatgaaacttTAATAAGAAACATTCTCTTTGGAGCAGTGAGAGGGTTGAGCTATCTGCATCAAAATGGCTGTATTCACAG GAGTATTAAAGCCAGCCATATCCTCATTTCTGGTGATGGCCTAGTGACCCTCTCTGGCCTGTCCCACCTGCATAGTTTGGTTAAGCACGGACAGAGGCATAGGGCTGTGTATGATTTCCCACAGTTCAGCACATCAGTGCAGCCGTGGCTGAGCCCAGAACTACTGAGACAG GATTTACATGGATATAATGTAAAGTCAGATATTTACAGTGTTGGGATTACAGCATGCGAATTGGCCAGTGGGCAGGTACCTTTCCAGGACATGCATAGGACTCAG atgtTGTTACAGAAACTGAAAGGTCCTCCTTATAGCCCATTGGATGTTAGTATCTTCCCTCCGTCAGAATCCAGAATGAAGAATTCCCGATCAGGTGTAGACTCTGGGATTGGAGAAAGTGTACTTGTCTCCAGTGGAACTCACACAGGAAATAGTGACAGATTGCAAACTCCATCCTCAAAAActttctctcctgccttctttAGCTTGGTTCAGCTCTGTTTGCAACAAGATCCTGAGAAAAG accATCTGCAAGCAGTTTATTGTCCCATGTTTTCTTCAAACAG atgaaagaagaaaaccagGATTCAATACTTTCACTGTTGCCTCCTAAGCCATCAATAGCACCGTCTCCGGTGTCACCTTGGACTGAGCCGGAATGtgatttttctaatgaaaaagaCTTAAACTGGGAATTCTAG
- the STRADB gene encoding STE20-related kinase adapter protein beta isoform X2, whose protein sequence is MSLLDCFCTSRTQVESLRPEKQSETSIHQHLVDAPAFSHLPPSTRAKDVICSTNVSHYELQVEIGRGFDNLTTVHLARHTPTGTLVTIKITNLENCTDERLKALQKAVILSHFFRHPNITTYWTVFTVGSWLWVISPFMAYGSASQLLKTYFPEGMNETLIRNILFGAVRGLSYLHQNGCIHRSIKASHILISGDGLVTLSGLSHLHSLVKHGQRHRAVYDFPQFSTSVQPWLSPELLRQDLHGYNVKSDIYSVGITACELASGQVPFQDMHRTQMLLQKLKGPPYSPLDVSIFPPSESRMKNSRSGVDSGIGESVLVSSGTHTGNSDRLQTPSSKTFSPAFFSLVQLCLQQDPEKRPSASSLLSHVFFKQPYFEFL, encoded by the exons gTTGATGCGCCAGCCTTTTCCCACTTGCCTCCGTCCACTAGAGCCAAGGATGTGATCTGTTCCACCAATGTTTCTCACTATGAACTCCAAGTGGAAATAG GAAGAGGATTTGACAACTTGACGACTGTCCATCTTGCCCGTCATACTCCTACAGGAACACTGGTGactataaaaattacaaatctaGAAAACTGCACTGATGAACGCCTGAAAGCTTTACAG AAAGCAGTGATTCTATCCCACTTTTTCCGGCACCCCAATATTACAACTTACTGGACTGTTTTCACTGTTGGCAGCTGGCTTTGGGTTATTTCTCCGTTTATGGCTTATG GATCAGCAAGTCAACTTTTGAAGACTTACTTtcctgaaggaatgaatgaaacttTAATAAGAAACATTCTCTTTGGAGCAGTGAGAGGGTTGAGCTATCTGCATCAAAATGGCTGTATTCACAG GAGTATTAAAGCCAGCCATATCCTCATTTCTGGTGATGGCCTAGTGACCCTCTCTGGCCTGTCCCACCTGCATAGTTTGGTTAAGCACGGACAGAGGCATAGGGCTGTGTATGATTTCCCACAGTTCAGCACATCAGTGCAGCCGTGGCTGAGCCCAGAACTACTGAGACAG GATTTACATGGATATAATGTAAAGTCAGATATTTACAGTGTTGGGATTACAGCATGCGAATTGGCCAGTGGGCAGGTACCTTTCCAGGACATGCATAGGACTCAG atgtTGTTACAGAAACTGAAAGGTCCTCCTTATAGCCCATTGGATGTTAGTATCTTCCCTCCGTCAGAATCCAGAATGAAGAATTCCCGATCAGGTGTAGACTCTGGGATTGGAGAAAGTGTACTTGTCTCCAGTGGAACTCACACAGGAAATAGTGACAGATTGCAAACTCCATCCTCAAAAActttctctcctgccttctttAGCTTGGTTCAGCTCTGTTTGCAACAAGATCCTGAGAAAAG accATCTGCAAGCAGTTTATTGTCCCATGTTTTCTTCAAACAG CCTTATTTTGAGTTTCTTTaa